The Chloroflexota bacterium genomic interval TATAGGCTACCGCCGCGAAAATAGCTGCCACGCCAATCGCCACAACAACCCAGCCCGCATGAAAAACCAGATACATGCCGATCAGAGCCGCCAGGGCAAAGATCAGATACATGCCGCGGCGCACCTGCGCTACTGGAATTAATCCGGCCTGTGTAACACGCATAGGGCCTAAGCGTTCGCCCGCGTCGGAACCGCGCATAAAGTCATACAAATCATTGGCAACATTCGAGCCGACTTGTAACAGCAACGCGCCCAGTAACGCCGCCAGAGCAGGAAAAAAATCAAACCGGCCATCCAGATAGGCCAACGCCGAAGCGACCACAACCGGAGCCGCGGCGGCGGGCAAGGTCTTCGGGCGCGCGGCTAACAACCATGCTTTAAACGAACTCATTTTTTGCAGTTCTTCTGCAGACATACCAACTCCGTGATATAAATATAGGGCTTAGGCAATTCGTTGAAAACTATACCGAAAATAGGGGTGTGCGTAAGTCCTCAAATAAAGTAAAGCGGAATTATAATACGTTCTCCACGGAATAGAGGTAGAACAATGTCACCGACCGAATACGACATCATTATCATCGACGACGAAGTTTCAGTAACCGACATCTTCCAGCAATATCTCATCTGGAAATATCCGCAATGGCGCTTCATGACCATGAGCAACTCCATGCTCGCTTATAACGCCATCACCCAGCAACAATTACAAGCCAAAGTCTGGGTAATTGACATCATGATGCCACAAAAAAATGGCACCGAACTCGCCGCTGCCGTGCGCCAGCACC includes:
- a CDS encoding response regulator, yielding MSPTEYDIIIIDDEVSVTDIFQQYLIWKYPQWRFMTMSNSMLAYNAITQQQLQAKVWVIDIMMPQKNGTELAAAVRQHQGQSPVLLAYTALERGTLDTQGAYRHGMKHFNHIVNKREDFTSVLSLVEVWIDAE